A section of the Malus sylvestris chromosome 17, drMalSylv7.2, whole genome shotgun sequence genome encodes:
- the LOC126611710 gene encoding probable WRKY transcription factor 75, which yields MEKYQMFFPCTSSANYPNPNSTNIDHHHRVGSSHVYTNNFDGRVDQTSDAFLGLKSTMTTTENHVGSSSDEVLVHKDGHPYQQYYQQHYPSANAGMSNVIVGADHSSVDPHRANNNDSGKKKKGEKKMKKPKYAFQTRSQVDILDDGYRWRKYGQKAVKANKFPRSYYRCTYEGCNVKKQVQRLSKDEGVVVTTYEGMHTHPIDKPSDNFERILNQMQIYTPF from the exons ATGGAGAAGTATCAAATGTTCTTTCCTTGCACCTCATCAGCTAATTACCCAAACCCTAATTCCACAAATATAGATCATCATCACCGGGTGGGAAGCTCTCACGTTTACACGAATAACTTTGATGGGCGTGTTGATCAAACTTCAGATGCATTTTTGGGGTTGAAATCGACGATGACGACAACAGAAAACCACGTTGGATCATCGTCAGATGAAGTATTAGTTCATAAAGATGGTCATCCGTACCAACAATATTATCAGCAGCATTATCCGAGTGCAAATGCAGGCATGAGTAATGTTATTGTTGGAGCTGATCACAGCAGCGTCGATCCTCATCGGGCCAATAATAATGATtcagggaaaaagaaaaagggggagaagaagatgaaaaagcCGAAATATGCTTTTCAAACAAGAAGTCAGGTCGATATACTTGACGATGGCTACCGGTGGAGAAAATACGGCCAAAAAGCTGTGAAAGCCAACAAGTTTCCcag AAGCTACTACCGATGCACGTATGAAGGGTGCAATGTTAAAAAGCAAGTCCAACGCCTAAGCAAGGACGAAGGCGTTGTGGTGACCACTTACGAAGGAATGCACACCCATCCCATCGACAAGCCTTCCGACAATTTTGAGCGTATCTTGAATCAGATGCAAATTTACACCCCCTTCTGA
- the LOC126611406 gene encoding uncharacterized protein LOC126611406, with protein sequence MGSPPAKKVLLTSNGDDISQSIAFSLAQRGCRLVLMGKESCLRGIVQKITGSLEGAVAPVEVVDVDMEDEREGAFDEAVEKACNILGNLDAFVHCYTYEGKMQDQLQLPEGEFKKIMKINFMSAWFLLNAVGRRMRDHKSGGSIVFLTSIIGAERGLYPGAAAYSACSAGLQQLARTSALEIGRYQIRVNAIARGLHLQDEFPISVGIERAKKQVMEAAPLGRWLDVKNDLASTVIYLISDGSRYMTGTTIFVDGAQSLTRPRMRSFM encoded by the exons ATGGGGAGTCCTCCTGCTAAGAAAGTCCTGCTCACCTCCAATGGTGACGATATTTCACAGAGCATCGCCTTCTCTCTGGCCCAACGCGGCTGCAG GTTGGTGTTGATGGGGAAGGAGAGCTGCCTACGGGGTATTGTGCAGAAAATAACGGGCTCACTGGAAGGTGCGGTGGCGCCGGTGGAGGTGGTGGACGTGGACATGGAGGACGAGAGGGAGGGAGCTTTTGATGAGGCGGTGGAGAAGGCATGCAACATCTTGGGCAATTTGGATGCCTTTGTGCATTGCTATACTTACGAAG GAAAAATGCAAGACCAGCTACAATTACCTGAAGGTGAATTCAAAAAGATAATGAAGATTAACTTTATGTCTGCGTGGTTTCTGTTAAACGCTGTTGGCAGAAGAATGCGAGATCACAAGTCAGGAGGTTCAATTGTGTTCTTGACCTCGATAATTGGAGCCGAAAGAGGGCTTTATCCAGGAGCTGCTGCTTATAGTGCATGTTCGGCAGGCCTTCAGCAGTTAGCTAGG ACGTCAGCCTTGGAGATTGGACGATACCAGATTAGGGTCAATGCTATTGCCCGTGGTTTGCATCTACAAGATGAATTTCCAATTTCCGTGGGAATAGAGAGAGCGAAGAAGCAGGTGATGGAGGCAGCTCCATTGGGGAGATGGCTTGATGTTAAAAACGATCTGGCTTCAACTGTCATATATTTAATCAGCGATGGGTCACGGTACATGACAGGCACAACAATATTTGTGGATGGGGCACAGTCTCTAACGAGACCTCGGATGCGTTCTTTTATGTGA
- the LOC126611416 gene encoding ABC transporter I family member 11, chloroplastic, producing the protein MASSSVVAFNPLTGRRARQRAAGFPPKSRPRQVSSPNFGSVNFRKPQSVKFKCGYSSFEVSNVSYQPPGTELSLLSDVSFSLPEKSFGLIFGRSGSGKTTLVQLLAGMSKPTSGSIYIQKYGNDGNPVQSPEPLSAGRVGIVFQFPERYFVADNVLDEVTFGWPRQKGDLQMKEHLALRLQRAINWVGLSGISLDRDPHSLSGGYKRRLALAIQLVQVPDLLILDEPLAGLDWKARADVVKLLKHLKKELTILVVSHDLKELAAIVDRSWRMEMGGVLREEPLPV; encoded by the exons ATGGCGAGCTCCTCCGTCGTCGCCTTCAACCCCCTCACAGGGCGGAGAGCGCGCCAACGAGCAGCCGGATTCCCGCCCAAATCACGTCCAAGGCAAGTATCAAGTCCAAATTTTGGGAGTGTGAATTTCCGAAAACCCCAATCTGTAAAATTCAAATGCGGCTACTCCAGCTTCGAA GTTAGCAATGTCAGCTACCAACCGCCGGGGACTGAGCTCAGCCTCCTCAGTGATGTTAGCTTTTCGCTTCCGGAGAAAAG CTTTGGCTTAATTTTTGGGCGGAGCGGTAGCGGAAAGACTACTCTTGTGCAG CTTCTTGCAGGGATGAGCAAACCAACTTCAGGTTCAATTTACATTCAAAAATATGGAAATGATGGCAACCCAGTTCAGTCTCCCGAACCCTTATCAGCCGGAAGAGTTGGCATTGTGTTTCAGTTTCCGGAGAG GTATTTTGTGGCAGATAATGTGCTTGATGAAGTTACATTTGGGTGGCCAAGGCAAAAGggtgatcttcaaatgaaggaGCATCTTGCTCTGAGACTCCAAAGAGCAATCAATTGG GTTGGTTTAAGTGGCATCTCATTGGATAGAGATCCTCATTCCCTAAGTGGTGGCTACAAACGTCGGCTTGCCTTGGCAATTCAACTA GTGCAAGTCCCTGATTTATTGATACTGGATGAACCTCTTGCCGGTCTTG ATTGGAAGGCACGTGCAGATGTTGTGAAGCTTCTCAAGCATCTAAAGAAAGAATTGACTATACTTGTTGTCAGCCATGATCTCAA GGAGTTAGCAGCTATAGTGGATCGTTCTTGGAGGATGGAGATGGGTGGGGTTCTTAGGGAAGAGCCCCTACCCGTTTAA